In the genome of Mauremys mutica isolate MM-2020 ecotype Southern chromosome 8, ASM2049712v1, whole genome shotgun sequence, one region contains:
- the ODR4 gene encoding protein odr-4 homolog isoform X1, with protein MGRSYFVEEAVRQYLSDFSTKPKACVTGLLIGQCSPQRDYVILAIRTPPREEQNESNKNYHPKLADIDEEWVTGHASQLSRMLPGGLLVLGVFIVAAPELAKDIQNALRKLVFSVEKSIGKKRLWNFTEEEVSDRVALHLCSATKKILCRTYDMQDPKSSAKPADWKYQSGLSAFWLSLECTINVNIHIPLSATSVNYELEKNTRNGLTRWAKQIEEGVFLINGQAKDDDAELLEGQKKTSRGNIQHSIQPFDVKVLMQLSQSSGHRSTATVQVCSGSINLKGAVKCKAYIHNNKPKVKDAIQALKRDIINTLSDRCEILFEDLLINEAPEKKNSEREYHALPHRVFASIAGSNVMLCDYKFGDETAGEIQERFFEMLDQVVHGEAIHIAEEINIVDINPPVDNTDDTQQMQLTKATLLLKFQQNMGVVIAAAVAIFAVAFSFNYFSD; from the exons ATGGGCAGAAGCTATTTTGTGGAAGAAGCTGTTAGACAGTATCTTTCAGACTTCAGTACCAAACCAAAGGCTTGTGTCACTGGCCTGTTGATAGGGCAG TGTTCCCCACAAAGAGATTATGTGATTCTGGCTATTCGAACACCTCCAAGAGAAGAGCAGaatgaaagcaacaaaaattatcatcCAAAATTGGCTGACATTGATGAAGAATGGGTAACAGGACATGCTAGTCAG TTGTCTAGAATGCTTCCAGGAGGACTGCTAGTTCTTGGTGTATTTATTGTTGCAGCTCCAGAGCTGGCTAAAGACATCCAAAATGCTTTGCGCAAG CTAGTTTTTTCAGTAGAAAAGTCTATTGGTAAAAAGAGGCTCTGGAATTTTACGGAGGAGGAGGTCTCTGACAGAGTGGCTCTTCACCTTTGTTCTGCTACAAAGAA AATACTCTGTCGAACCTATGATATGCAAGATCCAAAG AGTTCAGCTAAGCCAGCAGACTGGAAGTACCAAAGTGGCCTGTCTGCCTTCTGGCTATCTTTGGAGTGCACAATTAATGTTAATATCCACATCCCACTTTCTGCTACGTCAGTCAACTATGAACTAGAGAAAAATACAAGG aacgGATTAACCCGGTGGGCAAAACAGATAGAGGAAGGTGTTTTTCTGATCAACGGGCAAGCTAAAGACGATGACGCAGAGCTATTGGAAGGGCAG AAAAAGACTTCAAGAGGAAATATTCAACACAGTATTCAACCCTTTGATGTGAAGGTTCTGATGCAATTG TCCCAGAGTTCAGGCCATAGATCTACAGCAACTGTGCAAGTCTGCAGTGGTTCCATAAATCTTAAAGGTGCTGTGAAATGCAAAGCTTACATCCATAATAACAAGCCAAAAGTTAAAGATGCTATTCAG GCTTTGAAGAGGGATATAATAAACACACTCTCTGATCGTTGTGAAATATTGTTTGAAGATCTGCTTATAAATGAGGCACCCGAGAAAAAAA ATTCTGAGAGAGAATATCATGCCTTGCCTCACAGAGTGTTTGCCTCTATTGCTGGATCAAATGTGATGCTGTGTGATTATAAATTTGGAGATGAAACGGCTGGCGAAATCCAAGAGCGTTTTTTTGAGATGTTGGATCAAGTTGTGCATGGGGAAGCTATACATATAGCCGAGGAAATAAACATAG TTGATATAAATCCACCTGTTGACAACACAGATGACACGCAACAGATGCAATTGACAAAAGCAACACTGCTGTTGAAATTTCAACAAAACATGG GTGTGGTAATAGCAGCTGCAGTTGCAATCTTTGCAGTAGCTTTCTCCTTTAATTACTTCAGTGACTAG
- the ODR4 gene encoding protein odr-4 homolog isoform X2: protein MGRSYFVEEAVRQYLSDFSTKPKACVTGLLIGQLSRMLPGGLLVLGVFIVAAPELAKDIQNALRKLVFSVEKSIGKKRLWNFTEEEVSDRVALHLCSATKKILCRTYDMQDPKSSAKPADWKYQSGLSAFWLSLECTINVNIHIPLSATSVNYELEKNTRNGLTRWAKQIEEGVFLINGQAKDDDAELLEGQKKTSRGNIQHSIQPFDVKVLMQLSQSSGHRSTATVQVCSGSINLKGAVKCKAYIHNNKPKVKDAIQALKRDIINTLSDRCEILFEDLLINEAPEKKNSEREYHALPHRVFASIAGSNVMLCDYKFGDETAGEIQERFFEMLDQVVHGEAIHIAEEINIVDINPPVDNTDDTQQMQLTKATLLLKFQQNMGVVIAAAVAIFAVAFSFNYFSD, encoded by the exons ATGGGCAGAAGCTATTTTGTGGAAGAAGCTGTTAGACAGTATCTTTCAGACTTCAGTACCAAACCAAAGGCTTGTGTCACTGGCCTGTTGATAGGGCAG TTGTCTAGAATGCTTCCAGGAGGACTGCTAGTTCTTGGTGTATTTATTGTTGCAGCTCCAGAGCTGGCTAAAGACATCCAAAATGCTTTGCGCAAG CTAGTTTTTTCAGTAGAAAAGTCTATTGGTAAAAAGAGGCTCTGGAATTTTACGGAGGAGGAGGTCTCTGACAGAGTGGCTCTTCACCTTTGTTCTGCTACAAAGAA AATACTCTGTCGAACCTATGATATGCAAGATCCAAAG AGTTCAGCTAAGCCAGCAGACTGGAAGTACCAAAGTGGCCTGTCTGCCTTCTGGCTATCTTTGGAGTGCACAATTAATGTTAATATCCACATCCCACTTTCTGCTACGTCAGTCAACTATGAACTAGAGAAAAATACAAGG aacgGATTAACCCGGTGGGCAAAACAGATAGAGGAAGGTGTTTTTCTGATCAACGGGCAAGCTAAAGACGATGACGCAGAGCTATTGGAAGGGCAG AAAAAGACTTCAAGAGGAAATATTCAACACAGTATTCAACCCTTTGATGTGAAGGTTCTGATGCAATTG TCCCAGAGTTCAGGCCATAGATCTACAGCAACTGTGCAAGTCTGCAGTGGTTCCATAAATCTTAAAGGTGCTGTGAAATGCAAAGCTTACATCCATAATAACAAGCCAAAAGTTAAAGATGCTATTCAG GCTTTGAAGAGGGATATAATAAACACACTCTCTGATCGTTGTGAAATATTGTTTGAAGATCTGCTTATAAATGAGGCACCCGAGAAAAAAA ATTCTGAGAGAGAATATCATGCCTTGCCTCACAGAGTGTTTGCCTCTATTGCTGGATCAAATGTGATGCTGTGTGATTATAAATTTGGAGATGAAACGGCTGGCGAAATCCAAGAGCGTTTTTTTGAGATGTTGGATCAAGTTGTGCATGGGGAAGCTATACATATAGCCGAGGAAATAAACATAG TTGATATAAATCCACCTGTTGACAACACAGATGACACGCAACAGATGCAATTGACAAAAGCAACACTGCTGTTGAAATTTCAACAAAACATGG GTGTGGTAATAGCAGCTGCAGTTGCAATCTTTGCAGTAGCTTTCTCCTTTAATTACTTCAGTGACTAG